In Ahaetulla prasina isolate Xishuangbanna chromosome 5, ASM2864084v1, whole genome shotgun sequence, the following are encoded in one genomic region:
- the LOC131199495 gene encoding hemoglobin subunit beta-1, giving the protein MVHWTAEEKSAITTVWSKVDVPTIGGESLCRLLIVYPWTQRFFPNFGNLSNAAAIQSNAQVKAHGKKVFTAFGDAVKNPEGVKETFAKLSELHCDKLHVDPVNFKLLGQILITVLAAHFGKEFTPHVQAAFQKLVSVVAHGLAHRYH; this is encoded by the exons ATGGTGCACTGGACCGCCGAGGAGAAGAGCGCCATCACCACCGTCTGGAGCAAGGTGGACGTGCCCACCATCGGCGGTGAATCCCTCTGCAG GCTGCTGATCGTCTACCCCTGGACCCAGCGCTTCTTCCCCAACTTCGGCAACTTAAGCAACGCGGCGGCCATCCAGAGCAATGCGCAAGTCAAGGCCCACGGCAAGAAGGTCTTCACCGCCTTCGGGGACGCCGTCAAGAACCCCGAGGGCGTCAAGGAGACCTTCGCCAAGCTGAGCGAGCTGCACTGCGACAAGCTGCACGTGGACCCCGTCAACTTCAAG CTGCTGGGCCAAATCCTGATCACAGTGCTGGCGGCCCACTtcgggaaggaattcaccccgcACGTCCAGGCCGCTTTCCAGAAGCTGGTGTCGGTGGTGGCCCACGGCTTGGCCCACCGGTACCACTAG